Proteins encoded in a region of the Puntigrus tetrazona isolate hp1 chromosome 12, ASM1883169v1, whole genome shotgun sequence genome:
- the si:dkey-220f10.4 gene encoding tubby protein homolog, with protein MEDTEVRQQKLDNQRSLLIKKQQRRRADARMITANHDIRPKTRKQKAESDDTALLISQSQSNISLSDAQPEQIYENTVEEICLGELSISSRAEEASEELAQSVPVITKKIDLEISPQHSAKCTLDTEGQADGKKTKKKGVKKGQTKLLEAKPALDVEENEGKEKKTVKKKDKANESKEKAKTEEQPPIQTESVVEININEEKIPESESEDERKDWAKSPVPPTPKKKQQPKPMRCHLSDSEEEKEDEKQEDKKREVKNTSKKSKKEAKNDDSIASLNSNYKEPSSDSDSLDMGKSSPISLEDLEQFAVRPAPRDVTIQCRITRDRRGVEKGIFPTYYLHMEKEDGKRVFLMAGRKRKKCKTSNYLISIDPTDLSRDTESYIGKLRSNVLGTKFTVYDNGENPERKSFIKETDTLRQELAAICYEKNVLGFKGPRKMTVIIPGMHENDERVVIRPKTELESLLTRYENGNKENLVTLVNKSPSWNEQTQSYVLNFHGRVTQASVKNFQIVHPDNVDYIVMQFGRVAEDVFSMDYSFPMCALQAFAITLSSFDGKLACE; from the exons ATGGAAGACACAGAAGTTCGACAACAGAAACTGGACAATCAG CGTTCGCTTTTAATCAAGAAGCAACAAAGAAGAAGGGCAGATGCCCGGATGATCACAGCGAATCATGACATCCGTCCCAAGACACGCAAACAGAAAGCTGAGTCTGACGATACAGCTTTATTGATAAGCCAGTCTCAGAGCAACATTTCCCTCAGTG ACGCACAGCCTGAGCAGATTTATGAAAACACGGTGGAAGAGATTTGTTTAGGAGAGCTGAGCATTTCATCCAGAGCAGAAGAGGCTTCTGAAGAGCTTGCTCAATCTGTTCCGGTCATCACTAAGAAAATCGATCTAGAGATCAGCCCGCAGCACAGCGCTAAATGCACTTTAGACACAGAAGGCCAGGCAGATGGAAAGAAAACTAAGAAGAAGGGTGTTAAAAAAGGCCAAACAAAat TACTCGAGGCCAAGCCTGCATTAGACGTGGAGGAAAATGaggggaaagagaaaaaaaccgTGAAGAAGAAGGATAAAGCGAACGAATCCAAGGAGAAAGCGAAGACAGAGGAACAGCCTC CAATTCAGACTGAATCGGTGGTGGAAATCAACATTAACGAAGAGAAAATACCCGAATCGGAGAGcgaggatgaaagaaaagactGGGCGAAGAGCCCCGTTCCTCCAACACCAAAGAAAAAACAGCAGCCCAAACCAA TGAGATGTCACCTCAGTGACAGcgaggaagaaaaagaggatGAAAAGCAGGAGGACAAAAAGAGGGAagttaaaaacacatcaaagaagtctaaaaaagaagcaaaaaatgATGACAGTATTGCTTCTTTGAACTCCAACTACAAGGAGCCTTCCTCTGATAGTGATTCTTTGGACATGGGAAAA TCCTCTCCGATATCTTTGGAGGATCTGGAACAGTTTGCCGTGCGTCCTGCTCCAAGAGATGTGACTATTCAGTGCAGGATCACCAGAGACAGGAGGGGAGTGGAGAAAGGCATCTTTCCCACATATTACCTCCACATGGAAAAGGAGGATGGGAAAAGG GTCTTTCTGATGGctggcagaaaaagaaagaagtgcaAAACGTCAAATTATTTGATATCAATCGATCCGACCGATTTGTCCAGAGATACTGAGAGCTACATAGGCAAGCTGAG ATCAAATGTCTTGGGGACTAAATTCACTGTGTACGATAATGGCGAGAATCCAGAAAGGAAATCGTTCATTAAAGAGACGGATACGCTACGACAAGAGCTAGCAGCAATATGTTAC gagaaaaatgttttgggttttaaaGGACCTAGAAAAATGACCGTAATTATTCCTGGTATGCATGAGAATGATGAGAGAGTTGTTATTCGGCCAAAAACT GAGCTGGAATCTCTGCTCACTCGATATGAGAATGGAAACAAAGAGAATCTCGTCACCCTTGTAAATAAATCACCCAGCTGGAATGAGCAAACTCAGTCATATGTGCTGAATTTTCATGGCCGAGTTACTCAGGCATCTGTGAAAAACTTTCAGATTGTCCATCCAGATAACG TGGACTACATTGTGATGCAGTTTGGGCGGGTAGCTGAAGATGTGTTTTCCATGGACTACAGCTTTCCCATGTGTGCTCTTCAGGCATTTGCCATAACTCTGTCTTCGTTCGATGGCAAACTGGCCTGTGAATGA
- the stx4 gene encoding syntaxin-4, whose protein sequence is MRDRTKELGNTVHTSDEDEETTALMIKPGSGSSANEEKENEAFFKKVQEIREGLETIKKKVSELENKQKTVLGVALPEESMKKELQSLREDIKVMASQIQRKLKSIEPKKAEGEDKYIPINIRMRRTQHGVLSREFLEVMGHYNTIQAQYRDRNVERIQRQLKITGNNVTDEELESMLESGQTDVFTQNILNDAKATRQALNEIESRHDEIIKLEKSIKELHDMFQYLAMEVEAQGETVDRIEENIKSSHNYVEKAVAETSAAVETSKKVRKKKIGIAICLACVILIIVITLIATYS, encoded by the exons ATGCGGGACCGGACCAAAGAATTGGGCAAT ACCGTCCACACgtcagatgaagatgaagaaacCACAGCTCTCATGATAAAGCCCGGATCTGGGAGCTCCGCaaatgaagagaaagaaaatgaagctttctttaaaaag GTTCAGGAGATTCGAGAGGGACTTGAAACGATTAAAAAGAAGGTGTCGGAGTTGGAGAACAAACAGAAAACGGTGTTAGGAGTCGCACTTCCAGAAGAAA GTATGAAAAAGGAACTGCAGTCCCTCAGAGAAGACATCAAAGTCATGGCCAGCCAGATCCAAAGGAAGTTAAAAA GCATCGAACCTAAGAAAGCTGAAGGTGAAGACAAATATATTCCAATAAATATTAGAATGCGGAGAACCCAG CATGGTGTTTTGTCTCGTGAATTTCTGGAAGTGATGGGTCACTATAACACAATTCAAGCCCAATACAGAGACCGAAATGTGGAGAGGATACAAAGACAGCTCAAAATCA CTGGTAACAATGTGACGGATGAAGAGCTGGAATCCATGCTTGAGAGTGGACAAACCGATGTTTTCACGCAAAAT ATTTTAAATGATGCTAAAGCTACCAGACAGGCTCTGAATGAGATTGAGTCACGGCATGATGAGATCATCAAGCTAGAGAAAAGTATTAAAGAGCTACATGATATGTTTCAGTACCTTGCAATGGAGGTTGAAGCACAG GGAGAAACGGTGGACCGGATTGAGGAGAATATTAAGAGTTCTCATAACTATGTGGAGAAGGCTGTTGCTGAAACATCTGCTGCTGTAGAAACTTCAAAGAAAGTGCGCAag aaaaaaatagggATTGCCATATGCCTTGCTTGTGTAATTCTTATAATAGTCATTACACTGATTGCCACGTACAGTTGA